The following proteins are encoded in a genomic region of Aquifex aeolicus VF5:
- a CDS encoding DMT family transporter — protein sequence MEYNHLLGITFSLFSAFFWATNDIFNKKLILKGYEENFVLWIRFPLGALLLLPFGLVYWDLNETVIKTTFLWLPSEILASIFFIKSLKYAPLSLAMPFYATMPAFSALAGWIVLGEVLSLRNWLGILLIVYGTTLLAGKNIKSFFTLNKGVLYALFSSFLFGVNVVIGKIAVVSSNQFFFSWYYCLVMSLALIPFVKRFEVKDFSSDWKFFGIVGLFFSLGMVFYTWAYIYTYASFVAATERLAILLDVLYGKVFFGEKVKNAFKASIIMVLGVFLLSL from the coding sequence ATGGAATACAATCACCTACTCGGTATAACCTTTTCTCTGTTTTCTGCCTTCTTCTGGGCCACCAACGACATTTTTAATAAAAAACTCATTCTGAAAGGCTATGAAGAGAACTTCGTCCTCTGGATAAGATTTCCCCTCGGGGCTTTGCTGCTGTTGCCTTTCGGTTTAGTTTACTGGGATTTGAACGAAACCGTGATTAAAACCACTTTTTTATGGCTTCCCTCGGAAATTTTAGCCTCTATTTTCTTCATAAAGTCTTTAAAGTACGCACCCCTATCCCTTGCGATGCCTTTTTACGCCACAATGCCCGCTTTTTCCGCCCTCGCAGGCTGGATAGTTTTAGGAGAAGTTCTTTCCTTAAGAAACTGGCTCGGAATACTGCTCATAGTTTACGGAACCACACTACTCGCAGGAAAGAACATTAAAAGTTTCTTTACCTTAAATAAAGGGGTCCTTTACGCCCTGTTTTCTTCCTTCTTATTCGGCGTGAACGTCGTAATAGGGAAAATTGCAGTTGTCAGCAGTAACCAGTTTTTCTTTTCGTGGTATTACTGCCTCGTCATGAGCTTGGCTCTAATCCCTTTCGTGAAGAGATTTGAGGTTAAAGACTTCTCTTCGGACTGGAAGTTCTTCGGAATTGTAGGGCTGTTCTTTTCCCTTGGGATGGTATTCTACACGTGGGCGTACATTTACACTTACGCTTCATTTGTTGCCGCCACCGAAAGGCTGGCCATACTCCTTGACGTCCTTTACGGAAAGGTCTTCTTCGGCGAAAAAGTTAAGAACGCTTTTAAGGCGAGTATAATCATGGTGCTGGGAGTTTTTCTCTTGAGCCTTTGA
- the leuB gene encoding 3-isopropylmalate dehydrogenase has translation MKKYKIAVLKGDGIGPEIVEQALRVLDKIGEIYGVEFEYREGLIGGEAIDKTGDPLPEETLKICKESDAILLGAVGGPKWDNLPTDKRPEKGLLRIRKELDLYANLRPAKVWDALISSSPLKEEVVKGTDMIVIRELTSGIYYGEPRGIFEENGKRYAINTMKYTEDEIRRIVRKGFEIARKRRKKLTSVDKANVLEVSALWRQIVEEEKENYPDVELEHLYIDNCAMQLVRRPTSFDVIVTGNIFGDILSDEAGVVVGSLGMLPSASIGDRYALYEPVHGSAPDIAGKGIANPIATILSAAMMLKYSFNMDKAHDLIEKAIEETLNQGYRTPDIYSEGCIKVGTKEITDKILENLERLKDAYT, from the coding sequence ATGAAAAAATACAAGATAGCAGTACTCAAAGGAGACGGGATAGGTCCAGAAATAGTGGAACAAGCCCTCAGAGTTCTTGACAAAATAGGTGAGATTTACGGCGTTGAGTTTGAGTATAGAGAGGGGCTAATAGGCGGTGAGGCGATAGACAAAACGGGAGATCCTCTTCCCGAAGAAACTCTGAAGATATGCAAAGAATCGGACGCTATACTCCTTGGTGCAGTCGGGGGACCGAAGTGGGACAACCTTCCTACCGATAAAAGACCGGAGAAGGGACTTTTAAGGATTAGAAAGGAACTCGACCTTTACGCAAATCTCAGACCTGCAAAAGTCTGGGACGCACTGATATCCTCTTCTCCTTTAAAAGAAGAAGTCGTAAAAGGAACGGACATGATCGTTATAAGGGAACTTACCTCTGGAATATACTATGGAGAGCCGAGGGGGATTTTTGAAGAAAACGGAAAGAGGTACGCGATAAACACTATGAAGTACACAGAAGACGAAATAAGGAGGATAGTTAGAAAAGGATTTGAAATTGCAAGGAAAAGGAGAAAGAAGTTAACGAGCGTGGATAAGGCAAACGTCCTTGAAGTAAGTGCCCTTTGGAGACAGATTGTAGAGGAAGAAAAAGAAAACTACCCGGACGTTGAACTGGAACACCTCTACATTGACAACTGTGCTATGCAACTCGTAAGGAGACCAACAAGCTTTGACGTTATAGTCACGGGAAATATCTTCGGTGATATCCTATCCGACGAAGCGGGAGTTGTTGTGGGAAGCCTCGGAATGCTTCCTTCTGCGAGCATAGGGGACAGGTACGCACTTTACGAGCCGGTTCACGGCTCTGCTCCCGACATAGCGGGTAAAGGTATAGCAAATCCGATAGCCACTATACTTTCCGCCGCCATGATGCTCAAGTACTCCTTTAACATGGACAAGGCCCACGACCTGATAGAGAAGGCAATAGAGGAAACACTAAATCAGGGCTACAGAACGCCGGATATATACTCTGAGGGTTGCATAAAAGTCGGCACGAAGGAAATAACTGACAAGATTTTAGAAAACTTAGAGAGGTTAAAAGATGCGTACACTTAG
- the purK gene encoding 5-(carboxyamino)imidazole ribonucleotide synthase — protein sequence MLTVGILGGGQLGWMTILEGRKLGFKFHVLEDKENAPACRVADRCFRTGQISEFVDSCDIITYEFEHIKDEVLEKCESKLIPNPQALYVKKSRIREKLFLKKHGFPVPEFLVIKRDEIIDALKSFKLPVVIKAEKLGYDGKGQYRIKKLEDANQVVKNHDKEESFIIEEFVKFEAEISCIGVRDREGKTYFYPQPFNKHEEGILIYNYVPYAKLKEAEEITKRLMELLDIVGVFTVEFFLLKDGRVLINEFAPRVHNTGHWTLDGAYTSQFENLLRAITEMPLGSTELKLPSGMVNILGKSYEEIPLKEILSVEGAKLYWYGKEKKPRRKVGHVNVVGRSKEEVVEKVERVFTLLKGSREKLPAP from the coding sequence ATGCTTACCGTGGGTATCCTCGGAGGTGGACAGCTCGGATGGATGACTATACTGGAAGGGAGAAAACTCGGGTTTAAATTTCACGTCCTTGAAGACAAAGAAAACGCTCCTGCCTGCAGGGTTGCTGACAGGTGTTTCAGAACAGGACAAATAAGTGAATTCGTAGACTCCTGTGACATTATTACTTACGAATTTGAACACATTAAAGATGAAGTTTTGGAAAAGTGCGAGAGTAAATTAATTCCCAACCCTCAAGCTCTTTACGTTAAAAAAAGCAGAATCAGGGAAAAGCTTTTTCTGAAAAAGCACGGTTTTCCCGTGCCGGAGTTTTTAGTAATCAAAAGGGACGAGATAATAGATGCTTTAAAGAGTTTTAAACTTCCTGTGGTGATAAAGGCGGAAAAGCTTGGCTACGACGGAAAAGGACAGTACAGGATAAAAAAACTCGAGGATGCAAACCAGGTTGTCAAAAACCACGACAAAGAAGAAAGTTTCATAATTGAGGAATTCGTAAAGTTTGAAGCGGAAATTTCCTGTATAGGTGTAAGGGACAGGGAAGGTAAAACGTACTTTTACCCTCAGCCATTCAATAAACACGAAGAGGGTATACTTATTTACAACTACGTGCCCTATGCAAAGTTAAAAGAAGCTGAAGAAATAACTAAGAGGCTAATGGAGCTTTTAGATATAGTGGGTGTGTTCACGGTTGAATTTTTCCTGCTAAAAGACGGGAGAGTTTTAATAAACGAATTTGCTCCGAGGGTTCACAACACGGGACACTGGACCTTGGATGGAGCGTACACCTCCCAGTTTGAAAACCTCCTTAGGGCTATAACGGAAATGCCTCTTGGTTCTACGGAGTTAAAACTACCGAGCGGTATGGTGAATATACTCGGGAAATCTTATGAGGAAATCCCTCTGAAAGAAATCCTTTCCGTTGAAGGTGCAAAACTATACTGGTATGGCAAAGAGAAGAAACCAAGAAGGAAGGTAGGACACGTTAACGTGGTGGGAAGGTCAAAGGAAGAAGTAGTTGAAAAAGTAGAAAGAGTCTTCACACTTCTCAAAGGCTCAAGAGAAAAACTCCCAGCACCATGA